In Coleofasciculus sp. FACHB-T130, the DNA window TTCAGGGTGGAGGGCTACACCGGGCGACAGCTCGCAAAGATGCTGGATTGGTGGGAAGGCGGTTTAGCGACCTATATGTATGTGCCCTATATGCTGCATCTGGACATGGGTTCCCAGCGACGCTGGCAAGCACAATATCCAGGCTAGGGAACAATTAAAGATTAAAAAGCCTCAATTTTTAATTCTTAGTTTACGCGGTGTGCAACCTTTTCTTAACCTCCCTTGGCAAGAGAGGCAGAAATACAGAAAGTCGCACGCCGTGTTAGTTTCTTACCGAACGCCGGGAAAGTTATTGACAAACTGAATCTGGATATCGGGAAAATTCTCGACAATTTGCACCTTGAGATCGGGAAAAGACTCAACAAATTGCCACTGACCGCACCGTTGGGGAAAAGCGGTGACAGGTTCGACGATTAAATCCGGAGAGGATGAGACAATCTTTACCTTGATATCTGGCAAGCTTTCAACAATTTTTATTTTGCCGTAAAGTGGCTTGCCATTGTAGGTGCAAGTGGCTTTGTTAATGACACTTTGAGCAGAAGCGATCGCTCCTAGCGGCAGCGTCACCAGTAGGCTAGTGCCAAATACAACCCAGTTCAACCAACGTTTCATCATCAAGATACCTGGAACAAGTTTAAATCTGCTCAATCTCAATCTATAAATTTAGGATTTGTGACTTTTATATTCTGCTTATTCAGTTAATGTATCCAGTTCCTCTTTGACAACCCGTAGAATTCGATCGAGATAGGCTTGTCGCCACTGTTCTCTCTCTTGTTCTACCTGCTCACTTGGCTGGTAATTCTCAATTTCTTCAATCGAAATCAGACCTTTTGTTTGAGCCAACCGTTCAACTGTATCGAGACGTTCGTGTAGAACAGAGACTTCCCCAGTTAGCGCCAAAACCATTGCCAGTAACTTGTCGCTTTCGGGATTTTCAAAATAAATAGGTTTTTTTCCCTTAGCTTTTTTTGCCATTACTACAAATTCTCTTGAATAACTTTATTTGTATTTCGTCGTTTTTGACAAATGGGTAAAAAATGCTGGAAATAGACTTTTTATAGAAGTCGGGGAAAGGTTAAAGTAACTATTTTCTCCTTCTTTTTTACCCAATCAAATCAACCAGTCGATGATTTTTACCAGAAGTCTCATGACGAGTTTTTAGTCAGTCGTTACTCACTAATCACTGATGGCCGATCGCTAATGACTGGTGACTTATTTACTGGCAACCAAGAGAAACCAATTGCCCCGACTGCCAAAACCGCCTCCTTGGGATGTGCCTTTCCAGCCACCTGTAGCAGCAACAGTTGGGGTAATTTTATCTGCTTCAAAACCAGCTTGGCTAGTCAGCGCTACCAAGTCTAGATCGCGCATGGCACTCCACCAAGGTTCGTTGTTATTTTGCGTTTCCCAATCAAACATGAAGGCGCTGTAGGGGTCCATGTTTTGATAAAGGGGAGCTTCCACATGAACCATTAGTCCACCGGGTGCTAGCAGTCGGTGGCATTCACGCAGAATATTCGCGATCGCTGGTGGCGATGCTTCGTGCAACAAAATATGGGAGACGATCAGATCGAACGACTCATCGGGGAAATCTGTAGACTCACCATTCTGCTGCGAGAAGTGTACTCGCTTACCCAAAGCCTCCGCTCTTGCATGAGCGTACCGCAGCATCGGTGCCGCTACATCAATCGCATAAACTTCAGCTTCTGGGTAAGCATCCACATAAGGAAGCGTGCTGTGACCGACGGAACATCCGATGTCGAGAATTTTTCGAGGACGGAAGTTGGGATGCTGCGGCTGTAAGTAATTGCGAACCACAGACTGCCCTAAGTCGTCATTCATTGGCCCTAGACGACCCATTACATAAACGTAAACACCGCGATCGTAGACAGCCCCTGCTGCGATGTCGTTTTCGGTATATTCGCTGTGGTATCCACCCGGCATACAGTGAATATCGACTGCGGTGTGATAGGCGGGTATTTTTAAATCTGCATTTAAGGTTAAAGAACCCAAAGGGCTATCCTTGTCCTGCGCCTGCTCAATCAAATCGGCAAGCTGCCGATCGACGCTAGTATTGACTGAATCCCACATCATTTCTTGAGTGGTACGCCGCAATGCACCCCACATTCGGTAATAGGGTTCGTGCTGCATCAGACGGCGAACTTCATGCCGATCTTGAGGCGATCGCTGATGCTCCTGCTCAAACTGCGGTTTAAGCCGCTTCTCGTAAATTGCTTTATTTCCTGGGGTAATCTGACTGGTCAGGTAGCCTTTTAAGCTATTGACAAAGTTTTGGCGTGCTAACTCGTCATGGGTAGCTTGAGGTAACATCCGGTGTTGGAATTGTTTATCCATATCCTATTTCCTAACCCCTTATTATTCACTCTAACAAGTTATCATTCGCTTTCAGGGTTTTGGTGTGGGTAAACCCTCGCATTCACATCACGTTACTCTTCCCGAAGCGATCGCTAACCAACATAAATGCGAGAGCGATCGCGCCTAGGACAAAATCTAGAAGCGATCGCTCTTTCCTCAGTTAAGGACTCAGTTAAGGACAGAATCGCTTACTTGAGGTGACTGGCTGTTTTTTGCCTTCTTCTATCTAGCACTGAGGTAAGCTTCTAGCTTCTCAGAACCCCCAATCAACTTGCCATCAATAAATACTTGGGGAACCGTTGTTCCGCCTGTGACAGCCCGTAAAGAACGAGTAGTAATTTCTTTGCCTAAGACAATTTCTTCGTAATCCAACCCATGCTCCTTCAGCATCACCTTTGCACGAGAGCAGAAAGGACAACCTACTTTTGTGAACAGGGAAACGATCTGAGGCTTTGCTGCCTCAGGATTGATATAGTTGAGCATTGTCTGGGCATCAGACACCTCAAAGGGGTCTCCCTCCACAACTGGCTCAATAAACATCTTTTCAATCGTGCCATCCTTCACCAGCATGGAATAACGCCACGACCGCTTCCCAAACCCTAACTCAGCTTTATCAACCAGCATTCCCATGCCTTCGGTGAATTCACCATTCCCATCGGGAAGCAGAGTTAGATTCTCTGCTTCTTGGGATTTAGCCCATTCATTCATCACAAAGGCATCATTGACGGAAATACAGAGAATGTCATCAACGCCATTTTCATGAAAGACTCTAGCCAACTCGTTGTAGCCAGGGAGATGGGTTGATGAACACGTCGGAGTAAAAGCACCCGGTAGAGAGAAAACAACCACTGTCTTCCCAGCAAATAAGTCGTTAGTCGTCACATTCACCCACTCGTTGTCACGGCGAGTGCGGAAGGTGACGTTGGGAACTTTTTGTCCTTCTCGATTAGGAAACATGAATTTCACTCCTTGACTACAAGCGATCTGAATGATGAACTTCTATTAAGCGTACTCATTATGACTACATTTTGTCAAGGCAAAGACTTTTTTAACTCGCTTTCACGGCTAGAGAAAAATTGGATAAAACTGGGAAACCTGGCTCTGAAGCGTGGGGCTACATAAACGAAGCCTGCTCCCGGCAGGCTAAAATTCTTCAGGCTGCTCCCGGCAACCTTTGGACGCGCCAGCCCCGCCCTGAAGGGTGTGGGCGCATACATTGGGTGGGATGCTCCCATGATTTTCTAGTCGTCTTATCGTCTTCTTGAAACTCAGAAAAAATGCAGGCAACGGTCGAACAGCTTTCTCGGATTTTGGTTTTTGTAGATTTAACTTTGCCAGAATTAGAGCGTTTACAACCCCACACGCAGGTGCAGCACTACAGCCAAACAGAGATTGTCATGCAGGAAGGCGATCGCCTTCCTGCAAAGCTATATGCTCTCCTGAGCGGTTCCTTACAAGTCGTTAAAACGGCAATAACCGGCAAGGAAACGATTCTCCGTACTTTGCCACCAGGAGAAATCTTTGCGGCTCCCGCCTTATTGGGTGATGGAATTGCTCCAGCAACCGTCACTGCTGAGTGTGATTCTCAGATTCTGACGGTAAAAAGAGATGCGCTGCTAGAAGCGATTCAGCAAACCCCGGAAATTGCCTTACGAATGCTGATGGTTTTCAATTCTAGGCTGCAACAACTCCATGAAACGGTGCATGGATTGGTTTCTGAGCGGGCAATTGTGCGCTTAGCTAGATTGATTCAGTATTCTGCAACTCGATATGGTACCTCTCCAGCGGCGGAAGGTCAGTGTTTGAAGGAGAAGCTTTCTTATTATCAAATGGCTCGCAGTATTGGTATTACCTATGAGGAGTGCGTGCGACTATTTAAAAGTTTGAAGCCGGTTATGGCTTACAGTCGGGGTGGAAAAATTACGGTGCTTGATGCACAGAAATTGGAGGCGATCGCTTCTGGCACCGTTAATTGGTAAGGAATACGCCGGGTGTAAGGTTTGTCTCGGCTGAAGTTGGTCGCTACTTTGCGATCGCCCAACCAAGAGAGTCATGAAACCTTTTCTTCTTTACCAAACAAGCGCTTTTAGAAGCTAGCTAGCAACACTCCCAACACCATTCCCCTCAGCTTGAGCTTTGAACTTTCTTTTCACTTCGTAGAATCGACAGGCGACAGATCCCAGCGAGTAAAGCAATGCGGCGTTATTCGACGCTCCAACGACAGCACCGATTACAGGCAAGAGTTCGATAAAGCCTAGTCCAACTTTCAGGACTCCAGAACCGCCAACAGACAAACCGAAAATGGCTAGGACTTCGCCTCGTCGAGTTGGATCTTCTAACGAAAAACCGTATGCAGCCGCAATGCGGTAGATCATCTCTGCTTGAAGCGCTGTAACCGCTGCCACATCGACTGCAAACAGAGTGAGCGCTATCGGAGGCACGAAGTTAGTGAGTAATCCAATTCCCCCGCCTTTCAGGGAAGTGTCAACAATAATTCGGTGAGCCAACTGCTCAGAGCTTTCTAGCGGATATTCCTGT includes these proteins:
- a CDS encoding class I SAM-dependent methyltransferase — encoded protein: MDKQFQHRMLPQATHDELARQNFVNSLKGYLTSQITPGNKAIYEKRLKPQFEQEHQRSPQDRHEVRRLMQHEPYYRMWGALRRTTQEMMWDSVNTSVDRQLADLIEQAQDKDSPLGSLTLNADLKIPAYHTAVDIHCMPGGYHSEYTENDIAAGAVYDRGVYVYVMGRLGPMNDDLGQSVVRNYLQPQHPNFRPRKILDIGCSVGHSTLPYVDAYPEAEVYAIDVAAPMLRYAHARAEALGKRVHFSQQNGESTDFPDESFDLIVSHILLHEASPPAIANILRECHRLLAPGGLMVHVEAPLYQNMDPYSAFMFDWETQNNNEPWWSAMRDLDLVALTSQAGFEADKITPTVAATGGWKGTSQGGGFGSRGNWFLLVASK
- a CDS encoding glutathione peroxidase produces the protein MFPNREGQKVPNVTFRTRRDNEWVNVTTNDLFAGKTVVVFSLPGAFTPTCSSTHLPGYNELARVFHENGVDDILCISVNDAFVMNEWAKSQEAENLTLLPDGNGEFTEGMGMLVDKAELGFGKRSWRYSMLVKDGTIEKMFIEPVVEGDPFEVSDAQTMLNYINPEAAKPQIVSLFTKVGCPFCSRAKVMLKEHGLDYEEIVLGKEITTRSLRAVTGGTTVPQVFIDGKLIGGSEKLEAYLSAR
- a CDS encoding Crp/Fnr family transcriptional regulator; amino-acid sequence: MQATVEQLSRILVFVDLTLPELERLQPHTQVQHYSQTEIVMQEGDRLPAKLYALLSGSLQVVKTAITGKETILRTLPPGEIFAAPALLGDGIAPATVTAECDSQILTVKRDALLEAIQQTPEIALRMLMVFNSRLQQLHETVHGLVSERAIVRLARLIQYSATRYGTSPAAEGQCLKEKLSYYQMARSIGITYEECVRLFKSLKPVMAYSRGGKITVLDAQKLEAIASGTVNW
- a CDS encoding EcsC family protein, which codes for MVVPGKEGSGTDPMSEAIATAIQFAKLASDTLQSTAENVTSTTTAVGETVGSAAVRFVEQGTENVGKIVTPIAENPVVKFAAKVPGINWLTTALGQVDAQKAQNEVNKLRQEYPLESSEQLAHRIIVDTSLKGGGIGLLTNFVPPIALTLFAVDVAAVTALQAEMIYRIAAAYGFSLEDPTRRGEVLAIFGLSVGGSGVLKVGLGFIELLPVIGAVVGASNNAALLYSLGSVACRFYEVKRKFKAQAEGNGVGSVAS